In one window of Brassica rapa cultivar Chiifu-401-42 chromosome A07, CAAS_Brap_v3.01, whole genome shotgun sequence DNA:
- the LOC103828352 gene encoding homogentisate phytyltransferase 1, chloroplastic — protein MESLLSSSSLLSAAGGGLCLRKQNLKLLSLSGNRVLRCNVVAKPKSSNNLVTRLDGQESSSLFLLCSRHKSRFQANATTGQPEAFDPKSKPNSFRDSLDAFYRFSRPHTVIGTVLSILSVSFLAVEKVSDISPLLFTGILEAVVAALMMNIYIVGLNQLSDVEIDKVNKPYLPLASGEYSVKTGIAIVASFSIMSFWLGWIVGSWPLFWALFVSFILGTAYSINLPLLRWKRFALVAAMCILAVRAIIVQIAFYLHIQTHVFGRPVMFTRPLIFATAFMSFFSVVIALFKDIPDIEGDKIFGIRSFSVTLGQERVFWTCVSLLQMAYAVAILVGATSPFIWSKVISVVGHVILATTLWTRAKSVDLSSKTEITSCYMFIWKLFYAEYLLLPFLK, from the exons ATGGAGTCTCTCCTCTCtagttcttctcttctctctgctg CTGGTGGTGGGCTTTGCTTGAGGAAGCAGAATCTAAAGCTCCTCTCTTTATCAG GAAACCGAGTCCTGCGTTGTAATGTTGTTGCTAAACCAAAGAGTAGTAACAATCTTGTTACTAGGCTTGATGGTCAAGAATCTTCTTCATTGTTCTTGTTGTGTTCGAGACATAAGTCTAGGTTTCAAGCAAATGCCACAACGGGTCAGCCCGAGGCTTTCGACCCTAAGAGCAAACCAAACTCTTTTAGAGACTCTTTAGATGCCTTTTACAGATTCTCAAGGCCTCATACAGTTATCGGCACA GTGCTTAGCATTTTATCTGTATCTTTCTTAGCAGTAGAGAAGGTTTCTGACATATCTCCATTACTTTTCACTGGCATCTTGGAG GCTGTTGTAGCAGCTCTCATGATGAACATATACATAGTTGGACTCAATCAGTTGTCTGATGTTGAAATAGACAAG GTTAACAAGCCATATCTGCCGTTAGCATCAGGGGAATATTCTGTTAAAACCGGCATTGCGATTGTAGCTTCCTTCTCCATCATG AGTTTCTGGCTGGGGTGGATTGTTGGTTCATGGCCATTGTTCTGGGCGCTTTTTGTGAGTTTCATCCTCGGTACTGCATACTCTATCAAT TTGCCACTTTTACGGTGGAAAAGATTTGCATTGGTTGCAGCAATGTGTATCCTCGCAGTCCGGGCTATCATCGTTCAAATCGCCTTTTATCTGCATATTCAG ACCCATGTTTTTGGAAGACCAGTCATGTTCACTAGGCCTCTTATTTTCGCCACTGCGTTTATGAGCTTCTTCTCTGTGGTCATTGCATTGTTTAAG GATATACCTGATATTGAAGGGGATAAGATCTTTGGAATCAGATCATTCTCTGTTACTCTTGGTCAGGAACGG GTGTTTTGGACATGTGTTTCACTACTTCAAATGGCTTACGCTGTTGCTATTCTAGTTGGAGCCACGTCTCCTTTCATATGGAGCAAAGTCATCTCG GTTGTGGGTCATGTGATTCTGGCAACAACCTTGTGGACTCGAGCTAAGTCTGTTGATCTGAGTAGCAAAACCGAAATAACTTCATGCTATATGTTCATTTGGAAG CTGTTTTATGCAGAGTACTTGCTGTTACCTTTTCTGAAGTGA
- the LOC108869057 gene encoding uncharacterized protein LOC108869057, whose product MDKISAIKAEAAPPAVNNQKDNSIEKERSDTKAIIEGLADRLQKMEEKMDLLISLINSNSEASVSMPRLKRRRALVMILARNLMKIRVIAVYSVLVAVVVVVDVVVLVFMQVVLMLVVVVAVLASVANVEVFASDEETFCYLQRLGVENFS is encoded by the exons ATGGACAAGATATCCGCCATCAAAGCTGAAGCAGCACCTCCTGCTGTGAATAACCAAAAGGACAACTCGATTGAGAAGGAACGATCTGATACGAAGGCGATCATAGAAGGATTGGCTGATCGTCTTCAGAAGATGGAAGAAAAGATGGATTTGTTGATCTCATTGATCAATTCAAACAGTGAAGCTTCTGTATCT ATGCCAAGACTCAAACGAAGGAGAGCACTAGTGATGATTCTAGCGAGGAATCTGATGAAAATAAGAGTGATAGCCGTTTATTCAGTGCTCGTGGCCGTGGTCGTGGTCGTGGACGTGGTCGTCCTGGTCTTTATGCAGGTGGTCCTTATGCTGGTGGTCGTTGTGGCGGTGCTGGCTTCTGTGGCAAATGTTGAGGTATTTGCATCTGATGAAGAGACCTTTTGCTATCTTCAGCGATTAGGAGTGGAAAACTTTTCTTAG